The following proteins are encoded in a genomic region of Thermococcus pacificus:
- a CDS encoding RNA-guided pseudouridylation complex pseudouridine synthase subunit Cbf5, with the protein MARDEVRRILPADIKREVLIKDEKAETNPKWGFPPEKRPMEMHMQFGIINLDKPPGPTSHEVVAWVKRLFNLSKAGHGGTLDPKVSGILPVALERATRVVQALLPAGKEYVALMHLHGDVPEDRIRAVMKEFEGEIIQRPPLRSAVKRRLRTRKVYYIEVLEIDGRDVLFRVGVEAGTYIRSLIHHFGLALGVGAHMAELRRTRSGPFKEDETLVTLHDLVDYYHFWKEDGIEEYFRKAIQPMEKAVEHLPKVWIRDSAVAAVTHGADLAVPGIVKLNKGIKKGDLVAIMTLKDELVALGKATMTSGEMLQKSKGIAVDVDKVFMPREWYPKLWAK; encoded by the coding sequence ATGGCGAGGGACGAAGTCAGGAGGATTTTGCCTGCCGACATAAAGCGAGAGGTCCTGATCAAGGACGAGAAGGCCGAGACGAATCCAAAGTGGGGCTTTCCGCCCGAGAAGAGGCCCATGGAGATGCACATGCAGTTCGGCATAATAAACCTCGACAAGCCACCGGGGCCGACGAGCCACGAGGTCGTTGCCTGGGTCAAGAGGCTATTCAACCTCAGCAAAGCCGGCCACGGGGGGACCCTTGACCCGAAGGTCAGCGGAATCCTCCCGGTCGCGCTTGAACGGGCAACCAGAGTGGTCCAGGCCCTACTTCCTGCAGGTAAGGAGTACGTTGCTCTAATGCACCTCCACGGCGACGTTCCCGAGGACAGAATAAGGGCCGTCATGAAGGAGTTCGAGGGCGAGATAATCCAAAGACCACCGCTCAGGAGTGCGGTCAAGAGAAGGCTGAGGACGAGGAAGGTCTACTACATCGAGGTGCTTGAGATAGACGGCAGGGACGTTCTCTTCCGCGTTGGCGTCGAGGCTGGAACATACATAAGATCACTCATCCACCACTTCGGCCTTGCACTCGGGGTTGGAGCGCACATGGCCGAGCTGAGGAGAACTAGAAGCGGGCCCTTTAAGGAGGACGAAACCCTCGTCACGCTCCACGACCTCGTTGACTACTACCACTTCTGGAAGGAGGATGGGATTGAGGAGTACTTCAGGAAGGCGATACAGCCGATGGAGAAGGCGGTTGAACACCTCCCCAAGGTGTGGATAAGGGACTCCGCCGTTGCGGCGGTCACCCACGGTGCTGATTTAGCCGTTCCGGGCATAGTCAAGCTCAACAAGGGCATCAAGAAGGGCGATTTGGTTGCCATAATGACCCTCAAGGACGAGCTGGTGGCACTCGGCAAGGCCACGATGACGAGCGGCGAGATGCTCCAGAAGAGCAAGGGCATAGCCGTCGATGTTGACAAGGTCTTCATGCCGAGGGAGTGGTATCCCAAACTTTGGGCTAAGTGA
- a CDS encoding 30S ribosomal protein S9 produces the protein MKVIQTAGKRKTAIARATIREGKGRVRINHKPVEIIEPEIARFTIMEPLVLAGEEIVSKVDIDVKVEGGGFMGQAEAARVAIARALVEWTNDMNLKEKFMKYDRTMLVGDSRRTEPHKPNRSTKGPRAKRQKSYR, from the coding sequence ATGAAGGTCATCCAGACTGCTGGTAAGAGAAAGACGGCCATCGCGAGGGCCACCATCAGGGAAGGAAAGGGCCGCGTTAGGATCAACCACAAGCCCGTTGAGATAATTGAGCCAGAGATAGCACGCTTCACTATCATGGAGCCGCTCGTCCTTGCCGGTGAGGAGATAGTGAGCAAGGTCGACATCGACGTTAAGGTTGAAGGCGGCGGCTTCATGGGACAGGCCGAGGCAGCCCGTGTCGCCATAGCCAGGGCCCTCGTTGAGTGGACCAACGACATGAACCTGAAGGAAAAGTTTATGAAGTACGACAGGACCATGCTTGTCGGGGACAGCAGGAGAACCGAGCCACACAAGCCCAACCGCTCAACGAAGGGTCCGAGGGCCAAGAGGCAGAAGTCCTACCGCTGA
- a CDS encoding 30S ribosomal protein S13 has product MTDNFRHIVRVAGVDLDGNKQLRWALTGIRGIGINFATMVLRVAGIDPFMKAGYLTDEQVKEIEKILEDPVAHGIPAWAVNRPKDYETGKDMHLVTAKLAMAWREDVNRLRRIKSYRGIRLERGLPVRGQRTRSNFRHGTTLGVSRKKK; this is encoded by the coding sequence ATGACGGACAACTTCAGACACATCGTCCGTGTAGCGGGAGTTGATTTGGACGGAAATAAGCAGCTGAGATGGGCCCTCACGGGCATCAGGGGTATAGGCATAAACTTCGCGACTATGGTGCTCAGGGTGGCAGGGATAGACCCGTTCATGAAGGCGGGCTACCTCACTGACGAGCAGGTCAAGGAGATTGAGAAGATACTCGAAGACCCGGTTGCCCATGGAATCCCGGCTTGGGCAGTCAACAGGCCGAAGGACTACGAGACCGGTAAGGACATGCACCTTGTCACCGCCAAGCTTGCCATGGCCTGGCGTGAGGACGTTAACAGGCTCCGCAGGATCAAGTCCTACCGCGGCATAAGACTTGAGCGCGGTCTGCCCGTCCGCGGCCAGAGGACGAGGTCGAACTTCAGGCACGGCACCACCCTTGGTGTTAGCAGGAAGAAGAAGTGA
- a CDS encoding SDR family NAD(P)-dependent oxidoreductase — protein sequence MKTALITGPTGGLGRLLVEKLIERGYRVVGVARNEEKLRKLRDELLSFEYIVADLSKENFSDTVLEGLGRLGVERVDLLVNNAGFALRKPLLEHSREELENLFRVNTLAPVELTKALIPMLPKGSTVVFVISGVAFISVPELPSYCAAKAALHYLTINLERELGARGIHVMRVYPKQVKTSFWNGRVPKGSIEPQRVVDAILRGLDKGKREVFVPGYLKLVKYLPNWPVFTYHFKY from the coding sequence ATGAAAACTGCACTTATAACAGGCCCAACTGGTGGACTTGGGAGACTCCTTGTTGAGAAGCTCATTGAGAGGGGCTATAGGGTTGTTGGTGTGGCCAGAAATGAGGAGAAGCTTCGTAAACTCCGGGATGAGTTACTGTCCTTTGAATACATAGTCGCAGATCTGAGTAAGGAGAATTTTTCGGATACAGTCCTGGAAGGGCTTGGGAGGCTCGGTGTTGAAAGAGTTGACCTTCTTGTAAACAACGCGGGTTTCGCTTTGAGGAAACCCCTTCTTGAGCACTCAAGGGAGGAGCTGGAGAACCTGTTCAGGGTAAACACCCTCGCGCCCGTGGAGCTCACGAAGGCTCTCATCCCAATGCTCCCAAAGGGCTCGACCGTAGTGTTCGTAATCAGCGGTGTTGCCTTCATCAGCGTCCCTGAACTGCCATCCTACTGCGCCGCCAAGGCCGCGCTCCACTATCTAACCATAAACCTTGAGCGGGAGCTAGGGGCTAGGGGAATCCATGTCATGAGGGTGTACCCCAAGCAGGTTAAGACAAGTTTCTGGAATGGTAGGGTCCCGAAGGGCTCAATAGAGCCCCAAAGAGTCGTGGATGCTATACTGAGAGGGCTCGATAAGGGCAAAAGGGAAGTCTTCGTGCCCGGCTATCTGAAGCTTGTTAAGTACCTGCCCAACTGGCCGGTCTTCACATACCACTTCAAATACTAG
- the secY gene encoding preprotein translocase subunit SecY gives MGKARDIIYALERYFPEVERPKRHVPLKEKFMWTGLALLLYFVLAEIPLYGIPENIQDYFATLRFVLAGRSGSLLTLGIGPIVTASIIMQLLVGSEIVHLDLSNHEDRRFYQAAQKLFAVFMSFFEAAIYVFAGAFGKVDTGIGAFQTVSTPGGAVYIGLGLGILIILQLGFASTLLILLDELVSKWGIGSGISLFIAAGVSQTVIVKSLNPFTTSQYIDPVTGGPAIIGAIPAFIQHLIHGDLTGALYRGTLPDIMDVLATIVVFLVVVYLESMRVEIPLSYGRVTVRGRYPIRFMYVSNIPIILTFALYANVQLWARLLNNYGYTFLGTFDQNGNPLSGLVTYLYPPRDIYHVIADPGRALVYALMTIFWAIIFGFLWVELTGLDAKSIARQLQNAGLQIPGFRRDPRILERVLNRYIPYVTFWGSFTLAIVAVLADFLGALGTGTGILLTVGILYRFYEEIAREQATEMFPALRKFFTK, from the coding sequence ATGGGGAAAGCAAGGGACATCATCTACGCCCTGGAAAGATACTTTCCTGAGGTTGAGAGGCCCAAGAGGCACGTACCCCTCAAAGAGAAATTCATGTGGACCGGACTTGCCCTGCTGCTCTACTTCGTACTCGCCGAAATTCCGCTTTACGGAATTCCGGAGAACATCCAGGACTACTTCGCCACTCTGAGGTTCGTGCTTGCCGGAAGGAGCGGTTCTCTTCTTACCCTCGGTATCGGCCCCATCGTTACCGCGAGTATCATCATGCAGCTTCTCGTCGGGTCTGAAATCGTTCACCTCGATCTCTCAAATCACGAGGATAGGAGGTTTTATCAGGCCGCCCAGAAGCTCTTTGCAGTCTTCATGAGCTTCTTTGAGGCCGCCATATACGTCTTCGCCGGTGCGTTTGGGAAGGTTGATACGGGAATAGGAGCGTTCCAGACGGTTTCCACACCAGGAGGTGCCGTCTACATAGGGTTAGGCCTTGGAATACTCATCATACTCCAGCTCGGCTTTGCATCGACCCTGCTCATCCTCCTCGATGAGCTGGTCAGCAAGTGGGGCATAGGGAGCGGTATCAGCCTCTTCATCGCCGCGGGTGTTTCCCAGACGGTCATTGTCAAGTCCCTTAACCCGTTTACCACCAGTCAGTACATCGACCCGGTTACGGGCGGTCCCGCCATTATCGGTGCCATTCCGGCGTTCATACAGCACCTCATCCACGGCGATCTAACGGGAGCCCTCTACAGGGGCACACTACCCGACATAATGGACGTTCTGGCAACCATAGTAGTGTTCCTCGTCGTCGTTTACCTCGAGAGCATGCGCGTTGAGATACCCCTCAGCTATGGCCGCGTCACAGTCCGCGGAAGGTATCCGATAAGGTTCATGTACGTGAGCAACATACCCATCATCCTAACCTTCGCCCTTTACGCCAACGTCCAGCTCTGGGCCAGGCTCCTTAACAACTACGGCTATACCTTCCTCGGAACCTTTGACCAGAACGGTAACCCACTGAGCGGTCTCGTCACGTACCTCTACCCGCCCAGAGACATCTACCACGTCATAGCTGATCCTGGAAGGGCCCTCGTCTACGCTCTGATGACGATATTCTGGGCCATAATATTCGGGTTCCTATGGGTCGAGCTGACGGGCCTCGACGCCAAAAGTATAGCCAGACAGCTCCAGAACGCTGGACTTCAGATACCCGGATTCAGGAGGGATCCGAGAATACTCGAAAGGGTGCTCAACAGGTACATACCATACGTTACATTCTGGGGTTCCTTCACCCTGGCAATCGTGGCGGTGCTCGCAGACTTCCTCGGCGCCCTCGGTACGGGAACTGGAATACTGCTTACGGTCGGCATCCTCTACAGGTTCTACGAGGAGATAGCCAGAGAGCAGGCGACGGAGATGTTCCCGGCGTTGAGGAAGTTCTTCACCAAGTGA
- a CDS encoding 50S ribosomal protein L14e, protein MPAMEVGRLAVVIAGRRAGQKVVVVDVIDRNFVLVTGAGLNKVKRRRMNVKHLEPLPEKVNIERGADDEAVKAALEQAGISLE, encoded by the coding sequence ATGCCTGCTATGGAAGTTGGAAGGCTTGCCGTTGTTATCGCCGGCAGGAGGGCCGGCCAGAAGGTCGTCGTTGTTGACGTCATTGACAGGAACTTCGTCCTCGTTACCGGCGCTGGCCTCAACAAGGTCAAGCGCAGGAGGATGAACGTCAAGCACCTCGAGCCCCTTCCGGAGAAGGTCAACATTGAGCGCGGCGCCGACGACGAGGCCGTCAAGGCCGCTCTCGAGCAGGCTGGAATAAGCCTTGAGTGA
- a CDS encoding adenylate kinase, whose product MPFVVMITGIPGVGKSTITRLALKKSRAKFRLVNFGDLMFDEALKSGLVKHRDEMRKLNPNVQKELQLKAARRIVEISQSEPVLIDTHATIRTPVGYLLGFPREVIEIINPNFIVIIEANPSEILGRRLRDLKRDRDVETEEQIQRHQDLNRAAAVSYAMHSNALIKIIENHEDKGLEEAVHELVEVLDLAVGEYD is encoded by the coding sequence ATGCCGTTTGTGGTCATGATAACAGGGATTCCAGGGGTGGGTAAGAGCACTATCACTCGACTGGCACTCAAGAAGTCCCGTGCCAAGTTCAGGCTGGTCAATTTCGGGGACCTTATGTTCGATGAGGCGCTGAAATCTGGGCTGGTGAAGCACAGGGACGAGATGAGGAAGCTCAACCCCAACGTCCAGAAGGAGCTTCAGCTAAAGGCCGCGAGGAGAATAGTTGAGATATCCCAGAGTGAGCCGGTGCTCATAGACACCCACGCCACCATAAGGACTCCAGTCGGCTACCTGCTTGGTTTCCCCAGGGAGGTTATAGAAATCATAAACCCCAACTTCATAGTGATAATAGAAGCGAATCCAAGCGAGATACTTGGAAGGCGCCTCCGTGACCTGAAGCGCGACCGTGATGTTGAAACGGAGGAGCAGATACAGAGGCACCAGGACTTGAACCGCGCGGCGGCTGTGAGCTACGCTATGCACTCAAACGCGCTCATAAAGATTATTGAGAACCACGAGGACAAGGGCCTTGAGGAGGCCGTCCACGAGCTTGTTGAAGTGCTTGACCTGGCGGTGGGAGAATATGATTGA
- a CDS encoding uL15m family ribosomal protein, with protein MIRRKKKVRKLRGSHTHGWGCKKKHRGGGSKGGKGMAGTGKRKDQKFTWTIKYAPDHLGKRGFHRPKAVQYTPQTINLSDIDENLQLFLDAGIAYEEEGKIIVDTTQLGVDKVLGTGRLTRPLVIKAYYVTPKAEEKIKAVGGEVLLA; from the coding sequence ATGATAAGGAGAAAGAAGAAGGTTAGGAAGCTCCGCGGAAGTCACACTCACGGATGGGGTTGCAAGAAGAAGCACCGCGGCGGTGGAAGCAAGGGTGGTAAGGGAATGGCTGGAACCGGAAAGAGGAAGGATCAGAAGTTCACCTGGACCATCAAGTACGCCCCCGACCACCTCGGCAAGCGCGGCTTCCACAGGCCCAAAGCGGTTCAGTACACTCCGCAGACCATAAACCTCAGCGACATCGACGAGAACCTCCAGCTCTTCCTCGACGCTGGAATAGCCTACGAGGAGGAAGGGAAGATAATCGTCGACACCACCCAGCTCGGCGTCGACAAGGTTCTTGGAACTGGCAGGCTCACCAGACCTCTGGTCATCAAGGCCTACTACGTCACCCCGAAGGCCGAGGAGAAGATCAAGGCCGTTGGCGGCGAGGTTCTCCTCGCCTGA
- the cmk gene encoding (d)CMP kinase, with protein MPKGCLVITVSGLAGSGTTTLCRNLARHYGFKHIYAGLIFRQMAKERGMTLQEFQEYAELHPEIDREVDRRQVEAAKECNVVIEGRLAGWMVKEADLRIWLDAPIMERAKRVARREGISVEEAFVQIAEREKSNRKRYLNLYGIDIDDKSIYDLIINTAHWNPDGVFAIVKAAIDHLYPDGDAGSGSNPGNKKAEVV; from the coding sequence ATGCCGAAGGGCTGCCTCGTCATCACAGTCAGCGGCTTAGCCGGTTCGGGAACCACAACCCTATGCAGGAATCTTGCCAGGCACTACGGGTTCAAGCACATATACGCGGGACTCATCTTCCGCCAGATGGCGAAGGAGAGGGGAATGACCCTGCAGGAGTTTCAGGAGTACGCCGAACTTCACCCTGAGATAGACAGGGAGGTTGACAGGAGACAGGTTGAGGCAGCCAAAGAGTGTAACGTCGTTATAGAGGGCCGCCTGGCCGGCTGGATGGTAAAGGAAGCTGATCTGAGAATATGGCTCGACGCGCCCATAATGGAGCGCGCCAAGAGGGTTGCCAGGCGGGAAGGCATCTCCGTTGAGGAGGCCTTCGTTCAAATTGCCGAGAGAGAAAAGAGCAACAGGAAAAGGTATTTAAACCTCTACGGGATTGACATCGACGACAAGTCGATTTACGATTTAATCATTAATACGGCCCACTGGAATCCTGATGGCGTCTTCGCCATTGTGAAGGCCGCCATCGACCACCTGTACCCCGACGGTGACGCGGGGTCGGGTTCAAACCCGGGCAACAAAAAAGCGGAGGTGGTATGA
- a CDS encoding 30S ribosomal protein S4, with the protein MGDPKRQRKRYETPSHPWIKERLDRERVLMKKYALKNKKELWRHETQLKEFRRRARRLLAARGKQAEIEKVQLLQRLNRLGLLPADAVLDDVLSLTVEDVLDRRLQTVVFKKGLARTIGQARQLIVHGHIEVNGQVIRSPGYLVLKEEEDTITYAKNSPFAKESHPERMVIEQAKQGGEA; encoded by the coding sequence ATGGGAGACCCAAAGAGGCAGAGGAAGAGGTATGAGACTCCCTCTCACCCTTGGATTAAGGAGAGACTCGACCGTGAGAGAGTCCTCATGAAGAAGTACGCCCTTAAGAACAAGAAGGAGCTCTGGCGCCACGAGACCCAGCTCAAGGAGTTCAGGAGAAGGGCGAGGCGCCTTCTCGCGGCTCGTGGAAAGCAGGCCGAGATTGAGAAGGTTCAGCTCCTCCAGAGGCTTAACAGGCTTGGCCTTCTCCCGGCCGATGCGGTGCTCGATGACGTTCTCTCACTTACCGTTGAGGACGTTCTCGACAGGCGCCTTCAGACGGTGGTCTTCAAGAAGGGCCTCGCCAGGACCATTGGACAGGCCAGGCAGCTCATAGTCCACGGTCACATAGAAGTAAACGGCCAGGTCATCCGCTCTCCGGGTTACCTCGTCCTCAAGGAGGAGGAAGACACTATCACCTACGCGAAGAACTCTCCCTTCGCCAAGGAGAGCCACCCCGAGAGGATGGTTATTGAACAGGCTAAGCAGGGTGGTGAGGCATGA
- a CDS encoding 50S ribosomal protein L34e, translating to MKPMYRSRSWKRKYVRTPGGRTVIHFERRKPKVAHCAMCGRPLNGVPRGRPSELRKLPKTAKRPERPYPNLCPSCMRKVMKAQVRAGIAL from the coding sequence ATGAAGCCTATGTACAGGTCAAGGTCATGGAAGAGGAAATACGTCAGGACTCCGGGTGGAAGGACGGTCATACACTTCGAGAGGAGGAAGCCAAAGGTTGCCCACTGTGCCATGTGCGGAAGGCCGCTCAACGGCGTCCCGCGTGGAAGGCCCAGTGAACTCAGGAAGCTCCCGAAGACCGCAAAGAGGCCGGAGAGGCCCTACCCGAACCTCTGCCCGAGCTGCATGAGGAAGGTCATGAAGGCCCAGGTCAGGGCCGGCATTGCCCTCTGA
- a CDS encoding DNA-directed RNA polymerase subunit D, translating to MSKVVKPEFEVLEKREDSMKFILRGVDVAFANALRRTILAEVPTFAVDEVEFFENDSALFDEIIAHRLAMIPLTTPHERFSLDSLELDDYTVTLSLEAEGPGMVYSGDLKSDDEGVKPANPDIPIVKLAEGQKLTLNAYAKLGRGKDHAKWQPGFVYYKYLTRIHVDKEVPDWKELKALAERRGLPVEETDGELVITTTKAFYLPRKFDEYVGDKIREEIVPGSFVFTVETNGELPVEEIVTIALKILMRKSDRFINELHKLAD from the coding sequence ATGAGCAAGGTTGTGAAGCCGGAGTTTGAGGTTCTTGAAAAGCGGGAGGACTCGATGAAGTTCATCCTCCGTGGAGTTGACGTTGCCTTTGCAAACGCCCTCAGGAGGACTATTCTTGCAGAGGTTCCCACCTTCGCCGTGGATGAGGTCGAGTTCTTTGAAAACGACTCTGCCCTGTTCGATGAGATAATCGCCCACAGGCTCGCTATGATACCCCTCACCACGCCTCACGAGAGGTTTTCTCTCGACTCCCTCGAGCTGGACGATTACACCGTTACGTTGTCCCTCGAAGCAGAGGGGCCGGGAATGGTTTACTCCGGCGACCTGAAAAGCGACGATGAAGGTGTAAAGCCCGCCAACCCAGACATTCCGATAGTCAAGCTCGCCGAGGGGCAAAAGCTTACCCTCAACGCCTACGCCAAGCTCGGCCGCGGAAAGGATCACGCCAAGTGGCAGCCGGGCTTCGTGTACTACAAGTACCTCACGAGGATACACGTGGACAAGGAGGTTCCGGACTGGAAGGAACTCAAGGCCCTCGCCGAGAGGCGCGGTCTGCCGGTTGAAGAGACCGACGGGGAACTGGTCATAACCACCACCAAGGCCTTCTACCTGCCGAGGAAGTTCGACGAGTACGTAGGTGATAAGATACGCGAGGAGATAGTCCCTGGTTCGTTCGTCTTTACCGTCGAGACAAACGGAGAACTCCCCGTTGAGGAAATCGTGACCATAGCCCTCAAAATCCTCATGAGGAAGAGCGATAGATTTATAAACGAGCTCCATAAATTAGCCGACTGA
- a CDS encoding DNA-directed RNA polymerase subunit N, with the protein MIVPVRCFTCGKVIGDKYYEFKERVEKGEDPEKVLDDLGVERYCCRRTLLSHVELIDQVMVYKVY; encoded by the coding sequence GTGATAGTTCCCGTAAGGTGCTTCACGTGTGGCAAAGTCATAGGGGACAAATACTACGAGTTTAAGGAGCGGGTCGAGAAGGGTGAGGACCCCGAGAAGGTGCTCGACGACCTCGGCGTTGAAAGGTACTGCTGCAGGAGGACGCTCCTCAGCCACGTCGAGCTGATCGACCAGGTAATGGTCTACAAAGTGTACTGA
- a CDS encoding class I SAM-dependent methyltransferase produces MSHYYSEEPNTPLKTKTIEVCIRGHCFKFITASGVFSFGKLDRGTELLIESMVLDEKWRALDLGCGYGAIGIVASRFVDYVVMTDVNRRALNLARKNLKINSVRNAEVRWGSLYEPVKGEKFDTIITNPPVHAGKDILREIVINAPQHLNDGGLLQLVIKTKQGAKYIKALMDDHFTEVRELAKGSGYRVYAGIA; encoded by the coding sequence ATGAGCCACTACTACTCCGAAGAGCCAAACACGCCGTTGAAGACCAAGACGATAGAGGTCTGCATCAGAGGTCACTGCTTCAAGTTCATCACGGCAAGTGGTGTATTCTCCTTCGGGAAGCTAGACAGAGGAACCGAGCTGCTGATAGAAAGCATGGTGCTGGACGAGAAGTGGCGCGCCCTGGATCTGGGCTGTGGCTACGGTGCCATTGGCATCGTCGCGTCCCGGTTTGTGGACTACGTGGTCATGACCGACGTTAACAGGAGGGCTCTGAACCTGGCGAGGAAAAATTTAAAAATCAACAGTGTTAGGAACGCTGAAGTTCGCTGGGGCAGTCTCTACGAGCCCGTTAAGGGAGAAAAGTTCGACACTATCATCACAAACCCTCCCGTCCACGCTGGTAAGGACATCCTGAGGGAAATAGTTATAAACGCTCCCCAGCATCTCAACGATGGAGGCCTCCTGCAGCTCGTTATCAAGACAAAGCAGGGGGCAAAGTATATTAAGGCTCTAATGGATGACCACTTCACTGAAGTGAGAGAGCTGGCTAAGGGGTCTGGCTATCGCGTATATGCCGGGATCGCCTAG
- a CDS encoding 50S ribosomal protein L18e, producing the protein MVKRTGPTDVNLRRLIRYLRKKSNEEGVRIWKDIAWRLERPRRQRAEVNVSRINRYTKEGDIVIVPGSVLGAGKLEHKVTVAAWKFSETAKKKIVEAGGEVLTIEELIERNPKGSGVIIME; encoded by the coding sequence ATGGTTAAGAGAACCGGACCAACTGACGTAAACTTGAGGAGGCTCATCCGCTACCTCAGAAAGAAGTCGAACGAGGAAGGCGTTAGGATATGGAAGGATATCGCCTGGCGCCTTGAGAGGCCCAGGAGGCAGAGGGCTGAAGTGAACGTCAGCAGGATCAACCGCTACACCAAGGAGGGCGACATCGTCATCGTCCCGGGAAGCGTCCTTGGCGCTGGAAAGCTCGAGCACAAGGTCACCGTTGCCGCCTGGAAGTTCAGCGAGACGGCCAAGAAGAAGATAGTCGAGGCCGGTGGAGAGGTCCTCACCATTGAGGAGCTCATCGAGAGGAACCCGAAGGGTAGTGGAGTAATCATAATGGAGTGA
- a CDS encoding 30S ribosomal protein S11, whose protein sequence is MSEEQTQQVNIKKKEKWGVAHIYSSYNNTIIHITDLTGAETVSRWSGGMVVKADRDEPSPYAAMIAARRAAEEAMEKGFVGVHIKVRAPGGSKSKSPGPGAQAAIRALARAGLRIGRVEDVTPIPHDGTRPKGGRRGRRV, encoded by the coding sequence ATGAGCGAGGAGCAGACCCAGCAGGTTAACATAAAGAAGAAGGAGAAGTGGGGAGTTGCGCACATCTACTCCTCATACAACAACACCATCATCCACATCACCGACCTCACCGGAGCCGAGACGGTCAGCAGGTGGAGCGGTGGTATGGTCGTCAAGGCCGACAGGGACGAGCCCTCCCCGTACGCGGCTATGATCGCGGCAAGAAGGGCCGCCGAAGAGGCCATGGAGAAGGGCTTTGTCGGCGTCCACATCAAGGTCCGCGCTCCGGGAGGAAGCAAGAGCAAGAGCCCCGGTCCGGGTGCCCAGGCGGCCATCCGTGCCCTCGCCAGGGCAGGCCTCAGGATCGGGAGGGTTGAGGACGTCACCCCGATTCCGCACGACGGCACCAGGCCGAAGGGCGGAAGAAGGGGTAGGCGCGTCTGA
- the rplM gene encoding 50S ribosomal protein L13: MRIINAEGLILGRLASKVAKMLLEGEEVVIVNAEKAIITGNREDIFAKYKQRTELRTRTNPRRGPFYPKRSDEIVRRTVRGMLPWKTDRGRKAFKRLKVYAGVPKEFEGRELETIIEAHMSRLATPKYVTVGEVAKFLGGKF, from the coding sequence ATGAGGATAATTAACGCTGAAGGACTCATACTCGGAAGGCTCGCCTCGAAGGTCGCCAAGATGCTCCTCGAGGGCGAGGAAGTCGTCATAGTCAACGCAGAAAAGGCCATCATCACAGGAAACCGCGAGGACATATTCGCCAAGTACAAGCAGAGGACGGAACTTAGAACCAGAACCAACCCGAGGAGGGGTCCGTTCTACCCGAAGAGGAGCGATGAGATAGTGAGGAGAACCGTCAGGGGAATGCTCCCGTGGAAGACCGACCGCGGAAGGAAGGCCTTCAAGAGGCTCAAGGTCTACGCCGGCGTTCCGAAGGAGTTCGAGGGCAGGGAGCTTGAGACCATAATCGAGGCCCACATGTCGAGGCTCGCAACCCCGAAGTACGTCACCGTTGGAGAGGTTGCCAAGTTCCTCGGTGGAAAGTTCTGA
- a CDS encoding DUF106 domain-containing protein yields MIEGIYSFLDSVFGPLIQAYHPIVVVTIAGAILGVFFTLMNYFLVDQEKTKLLQKKSKEFQKKYREAQASKDEKKLRKLQQEQMELMRLQSEVMKDTMFKVTLLTLPIFWIFFGWLRRWYVEVGIAKAPFNFFVFDWFHRMYHSGLPASELGYIGWYFLTSYAVGMILRKLLDMS; encoded by the coding sequence ATGATTGAGGGGATATACTCTTTCCTTGACAGTGTATTTGGACCGCTCATACAGGCGTACCACCCGATAGTGGTGGTCACGATAGCAGGTGCCATACTCGGTGTCTTCTTTACTCTCATGAACTACTTCCTGGTGGATCAGGAGAAGACGAAGCTCCTTCAGAAGAAGAGCAAGGAGTTCCAGAAGAAATACCGGGAGGCCCAGGCATCAAAGGACGAAAAGAAGCTCAGAAAGCTTCAGCAGGAGCAGATGGAGCTTATGAGGCTCCAGAGTGAGGTAATGAAGGACACAATGTTCAAGGTTACCCTTCTGACCCTGCCGATATTCTGGATATTCTTCGGCTGGCTCAGGAGATGGTACGTTGAAGTCGGCATAGCCAAGGCCCCGTTTAATTTCTTCGTGTTTGACTGGTTCCACAGGATGTATCACTCGGGTCTGCCAGCGAGCGAACTCGGCTACATCGGATGGTACTTCCTGACAAGCTATGCCGTTGGCATGATACTTAGGAAGCTCCTTGATATGAGTTAA